From the Deltaproteobacteria bacterium genome, the window CGATTGACAACAAGCTTGGCCTGAAGGCCCATGACCTCGACACCAGGCAGACGGTCCCGCAAGGGATGTGGCCGCGAGCCCAGAAACGTCAGCGGCACGCGGACCTCGCACGTCACGTCGCGGATGGTCAGATCACCAAGCGCGACATAGGCGTCGCCGTCTTCGCGGATTACCGCCTTGGACGCGAACATGATGCGTGGGAAACGGGCCACGTCCAAAAAGTCGGCTCCGCGCAAATGGGCGTCACGAGCTGGCGTCCCGGTCGTCACGCTGGAGCTGTCCACCAGAATATAAAACCGCCCGTCCTCGGGCCGGGCTGGATCAAACTCGATATCCCCGGAAAAGCGGGAGAAAAAACCAGTCACGTATCCGGACACATGTTT encodes:
- a CDS encoding polyisoprenoid-binding protein, with amino-acid sequence MRSLLRILALGAACVFFAAPALGGEPDARPWELDAEHSSIGFRVKHVSGYVTGFFSRFSGDIEFDPARPEDGRFYILVDSSSVTTGTPARDAHLRGADFLDVARFPRIMFASKAVIREDGDAYVALGDLTIRDVTCEVRVPLTFLGSRPHPLRDRLPGVEVMGLQAKLVVNRLEFQVGSGPWADLGVIGDSIELNMDMELMRHPR